A region of the Parasteatoda tepidariorum isolate YZ-2023 chromosome 7, CAS_Ptep_4.0, whole genome shotgun sequence genome:
AAAACGTAAATACaggagttttgttttatagtgcGCTCTTACTGCAGTATTGAAGtacgtttgatttgttagttaccaaggatgggcccgaaaatgaATGCGCTCtaagtaatattatactggataatttaaagaagttgacagttaataattctagaatacatatatacatatatgaatTTAAAGATTTGCAAAATTATGTAAACGAAACATAAAGGTTTTTTATCGCAGTCTTTTCACACTGTGCcactttataaattgaaataagcaaaatattccTTCTTTTTCATCTAAATAAGGAATAGTTTCGTacacttaaaattcaaaatgtcaaGTATATTTAAGGAAGTTAAAATTTCCACCCTCATGTCCAGTTTTTGTGAGGAGTGTGAAGTGCGAGAAAAAACAGACTCTGAATAAGCTGTCATCCAATGATTGGATTTTTTACGTCCTGGAGTCAATCTTATTGGTTCGAAGAGGTGaccttaaatattctaaataattagtgcagacgatattttaaattcagaaatcagacctcaaaacacattttctccgaatttgtactattttatttgtactaATGTATTTGTACTAAGTATTTCTTATTCctccactcaagttcaaatacatttttttgaacttttatcgGATGGcacttgatgttaataaaatttttcaaatattaattcattaataaataaggaTGAGCGAAAAAACgtaatggaattttctgatgggTGAAGCgttagtcattttttaaaattctactatcagctattcagtttttcacatatttttaaaaatatcatctgtGATCATTTCTAACTCAtagttttatttgaacaaagaaatagtttattgggcacatttaactatttaatattcgCACTGTctgataaattcaataaagaacatgaCGTGGTCCACGTCaccaaatttaaacttttatagttgTCTGGATACCACTCGcctattgttgttgttgcaattcctactattagttcacactctccctattatcttgttcaaatttttaatcgttcgtaaaatactttttattcatccactcaagttcaattacattcttttttaagCTTGTAGTAAACGGCGCTTGAtgttaatgcagtttttttcaaatattaaattcattatataaatttaattaattaacttcagTTTTATacgggagaaaaaaattgtaattttataaaaagtaactaaaatgaaaaattttctttgtcgATCAAAGTagaaattgactttaaaaatgtatttatcataTTACTTGTTACAGTGTGTGCAAAACTTATAAATCCATTATTATCCAGTTTTAACAGTTTATGATTTCAAGCGGGAAGTTTTCTGACAGGAATTTAGGTACTCTGCTGATTGAACttttgaaacaaacatttacgtctctctctctcttaactaatctcctttttttttagaaaaaaattatacaaaacagtttacaaaatttattgcttaaaaaagaaGGATGctcatttgttttcaaaaagataAGCTTAAATCTTTTTCACGGATATGCGTGAAGTTTACTATCCATAAATAAGCTATTTTTGAGATAAACTTTTCAACATACGTCCTTGCAAAAGAGTTGTATTTAAGATTGCTTTGCACACTGTCGCAGTTACAATTGAGTGAGCAATCATGAAATATCAACTGATCTTCGCTGTTTTTGCCCTTTTCGCTGGTAAGTAATAACATATTAACTATTATTGTTAgagcagtggttaccaactggcggcctaccaaggcttttttttttgtggctcGTGAACTAAAATACATAAGTTGTCATTTTTTCTGTTGatcattttcgtaaaaaatctatatggggttaaaatacttttctttcgtttaagaaaatctaatttcttCCTTTcggtgaaatttaacataccaacgatgcaaaaaaatttctttctcaggttttgcacccaagaaaatatttattcaaacacaaaaataatggTGTATGTtgcactttttttctgtttttttttttgtattttgtgaatatagcatgtgcgtatcagaaattttctcgaagaaattatcccatttaactttttgaaactactcattttggacgaaatcaTTAacatttgtaagttttaaaacgCATGAAAGAGGGaatgaatatcatgttttatttaaatttcttgaattgaatatcgcatgagcgaaaaattttttttatttcagtggctcgataatttttttttctgctataattcctaataagtagaaaaaaatgttaatttatcacagaattaaatttaaaagaaaaaaaaaattcttgtcacTATGCTTCTGATTAAGAGAAGATTCTAAATGATACGTAACAAGCAATATTTGTAATActtgttattttgctttttgatattaaaaaaaactcttataaaaatctgacagtaatatttaatgttcctacaaatataaaagagtcctatataaaaatcttataaagttccggcccgccatttgactggtgttttttattgcggcccccggccacatgtaagttggaaacccctatGTTAGAgtatacatttcaaattttacgaaGAATAACTTATAAGATTATAGTGATAAGATTTTCACGTACCAAATTCTGTACTAGCCTTAATGGCTTGAGGGCCTAatcttaaatatactaattaattcatttaatccATACTATTATGTTAGTTATCAATTTTTGACTACGAAATCGGACCCAACGGAATTcgattacgaaatcagacacaagaacgtactttctctggagaaacatgaactttttttcaacaatttctcAACCTCAAAAGGAAGAAGGGAGGTTGCCTTATTCTGAAAAATAGGGTCCAATTTGTTCTATCAGGAGAGTGGTTAAAAGCTTTGTTAATTTGtaccttaatattaattttacattatgcGTATTTCACCCTATCtagaaagctttttaaataaataaaaaaaattcactcagTTATAAACACgcttattcaaaaattactgcatgcgaaaaaatatattttcagaacttattatttttcattattttatttaatagctaaCTGTATACCCACTTTGTGCGGGTTGAAGAAAAATCGATTAATGAACATTTACTGCGAAATCATCATGCTAAAAACTGAAAGGCGTGTACCGACACAATTAAAGATCATGGTGAAAGAACCAGGAAAGTCACATTTTGGGGGTATTTAGGAATAAACGAAAATAACATAAACATCAGTATGGGTATGATGAAGGCAACATAATTGTTTTTGCCCTCCTTTTAATCTTAACATAAATAAACCACATTAGGTTTTAGTatgcttgcatgatttttatttttaaatgaggcagtggtaaataaaacaagataaagAATCATTAGTCAAACCTTCTAATTAAATCGGTAATAAAATACTTCTAAGACCACTTTTTTTCTGCTTACCCTGATTATAGCCtctctgaaaatgtcacttgaCTGGTTTTTTTACTAAGACCTTCCATTAATTAAAccgaaataatttcaatttttttttcatttattattatttgtttccttttcctgtagtttcactttaataaattaagcaaaatacgtttttgtacTGCATCCCTTCAGAATAGAGATTAACCGTATTTAGCGCCACTTGCGGTGTTGATATTGCTCCCGGCCAACTCATAATAGTCAAATTCTTACCgctatcaaataattttctccgatacatttcttttaaagggGTCGTAAGACACTTATTTCCACAGTATTGGTATTAAAACTGCTTAATATTGGTGCAGTGTTAACAATCTCCAAACATATAATTGTTGCACTTTTTACCTATACTAGAAGATTTGGCACTCATAGCCCTTCAACATTCGAGTTTTGTACGAAATACATTTATCAGTGGCAGCGAACCTTGATAAGTTTTTTGGAGCATAAACATTTCTGTATTTGATCTTTAATTTattgtctaaaatatttataagtagtggtggaaaaagagttgttttaattcattaaaatacactATCTTTGCTACcactgaaagaatattttttgaaactacgAAAAACCGTTTGTAGAATTCGTATTAAAATCCACCTATTACTACAAGACTAGTAGTACATATTGCAGTTTTCCCACAGTtggccagcatccaaggtttcgtgaccgaaattagtatttcgataaaatttgtttcaaaatttgtggtTTTTTACTTaggggtttttatgtgcaggttaattgaattcatagttgaaattttgaaatacactaaaaataccaacaaaaaaaaatggcggctgaaatatggcgagcaaaaataaaaataattaatatagtacgcttaaataattaaatatagcaatgaaaatataataattttcgtaattttatatttaaaatgaaaagcaaattatacttccgaagtaatattacaaaataacgagAATTGCAAAATAGcgcgaaaacatgaaaagaaaacaaaatttttgtttttcggtatatttggTCTACCTTTGCAATACGGGAAAAATGGGACAGGTTTtatcgaaagaagaaacatcaaagaggacaacaaaaaaaagtttagctaattgactcgtggaactttttggaaaatcattcaaatattgtaaaatgtcaaatgataaggtATAAACTaaaagtttgtcaagagtatttaCTAATccagcaaattgaaaaattgtactataatttcagactaattactctgataaaaatgtaacagtaaggtgaaattcctacatatacaatttctgaaataaaaatttaaaaattacataaaaaattttttttaacatatttttcattacattgtactaTTGTCAGTcccaaaagtaaattataatgtttggagtGATTATGAATGcttaatttgggctatattaaGACTTCCTACACACATTTTATgtgtaaacttaatttttgactttaggctaaagatcatggtcttctggcccatAGTGcgacgagaaaaaaaataaatgagggGTAGCTTGGATTCGTTGTAGATTTTTCAAGAATgcttaaattttgctttcatttgaaaatcactaaaatatttccaaGATATTCTTGCATTCATGCATTTtccctttaaattaaaaacttattggtAGCTTAAGACATCTAGATTTATCTCACTTCTGCTACCACtcgaaaaactttttcaaacctTGGGAACTCTGATATTACAAATAATCAGTGGAcggaaaactaaattattttgtagtttactaAACTACTTTGTTTCAAACGTAattaactactttattttaaatgttttgactacaaactactttagTAACCACTTCACTTTAAGGAAGCGAACTTTGTTTTTGCTAATTCTTACCattcttaaaatgtataattgctattaaaaattcaacaatgagtttaaaaccaattatattttatcatagaCTATCACTTTTCGAAATCATACTGTACAAAATCTTtctgtaaaatgattttaataataataaatacctaTGCAATGGTCGGCAAATCTGCATTATTTTAGGAGTTTACTACAACTATTTTGTAACTGTTTGTTAAACGTagctgattctttttttttttaaatgtaggaaCTACAAACCGCTTTGGAATTTAGTAATTACTGCACTATTTTAAGGAGACGAACTTTTCTGAAGAACTTAATTAAGATTTATGTTCAAAATGGAAATTgacttacattaaatataaaggaataattaagaattatttattcgtGCTTACATAAACCAGTTTGTTTCTccaaagcatatattttttttcgaatttgttcatttaacatgaaactttttatgcctttttcgacaacgaatatttaatttaagaaagtcGTGACTATCAAATACTTGCAATTATTTAAcgcttttttatttcctctgaGAAATTAAGTACATCAAAATTACTTCCTATGATATAACATCAATGTTCCCTGTATGTGAAAATGTTACGGAAGTGATTAATTATCCATTTCTCGTAACTCTCAGCTGCAGCCATTGCGGACTCGCGAAGATTTGTACGCATCAAATTCGAAACATTAGTTGCATTGGTGCCGTGTTGTGAGATTTAGATCGGAATTTTCAAACAACCAGTCCAGTTTTTTGAACAATACTCATGTAAATGGTGTTACTGTTGGATGAGATATTGACATTGAGTTGGGATAGCAACATTGTACCCCTTTAGGGTTGCTAAATAAGTggttttaattatcaaaagaCTCAGTTATATATCAAGCCACTTGTGGGTACTAAATATGTTgcacaatttacttttttctcataataaatttgaagataatgCGTATGCTACAGTGAaagaccgaaatcaagagaatgtctaTCATCCCCGATGAATGTCAACAgtcactttggtgaatgtctAAATGGTAAATAtatgttatatccgatttgatattaatttattcgctgatactattatatttattcgatattttaatgtcGGCAGAGGATAGATTAgtagaaacatcagtgttcggaatTTCGGCTCAATGCATATTAGGCAGAGGCACTTGcccttaaaaaacattaatgctgggcataccgggcaaatgtataccaggctGAATCTTAAAACAACATCAGTATAGGGTATATatgcagtggcacttaactagacctagtatatatttcggacatttaccgaAGCGACTAAGTGATTGTCAGCATTCACCGGTGGAATttaacaaccaccaatttcagTCTTTCACAGTAACAAGTGTATACATAATGTTtacatctcttttttttaagtgttcagctaaaagaataaatgtttataaatgtctttaaatatttatcaggtGGGGCTCAATGCTCTAGGATTAGGAGAGCATTTGGAGGTTTTGCTGGATTTGGGGCTGCACCAGCAGCGATAGCTGCTCCTTCTGCACCAGTGGCTGTTCCTTCCAATCCTGCTGCACCTGCGGCTGCTCCAATGGCTGCTTTTGCAGCTGATCCCGGTGCATCCGTAACGTaagctgttaaaatattttaatttttttaaataataattattgataatattttacactaGGTAGGTATCTTATTTGCGCCGCACTAGAATTGCAAAATGGGCTaatggcgacggtctgggaaacagtCCAATGGGCTCAGAGCGATGgaccctgaggatgatccgaaggcatgccatagcaattttgatcctctgctgagggAATGGATCCTTTGCTTTGGTGGCCCGACGACCttcgcgcgaagtcgagcactttacggtagaacagtttaacgaggaccgataccgagcaacctcagtccctacgcagactgatcaaagtggtcccccacccgcttactgactgcagccagtgatgcttgatttcggagttctactgggaaccgtgtctttacgatcagtccactgcaggactaacttaaacttatataataataactatatacTTACTAACCTAAttaatcaaaacttaaatttctaaaaacatgacGATGAAGTacacagttttaaaaacataacacaATTGAGTGACCAAAAGCTAAATAAAGTAACCATcccaaaaattaaagtaaaaaattcttttgttgaaACCAGTTATCTATTAAATGAGTGCCCAATTTTAAAACCTCTggaaaattagttatttttatctgCTGTTGACGCAGAACTAAACAAACACAGGTTTGTACCTCTCgcataaagaaataaacagcGTCTTATGTAAACTTATGTGCTCTTATGTAAacttatatttcaacaaaaatcttGTCAACAATACTAAGAGGTGTTTCAAATAATCGATTTTCAACTTATCTCTGCGGTcagttatgttttttattgttttcagttCCTTCCTTCTCAATAACGGTTTGACAGTACTTTTGTATTCCCTTCACTATTTTGTGAACtctatattcttttaattattatttcttgttttaaatttgaaatgctttcaaaaaataaattttatgagctGTATCACGAAACACCCGTGTAAGAAAGTATTCTTAAGGTTTTAAACgttcataaaatttgttaaattaagatACTTTTTGCACTAATTTTtgttacgataaaaagtactatttttataatcaatttctgtattttgaaaatatactatattttttcatatacttttGTGATGATAAAGATACtgccatatattttttattgatttttgttatgataaaaaacactgtattttttttaattaatttttgtgacagtaaaaataattataatttttttataaatttttatagtgcaaaaaaattttttggatggtatatatataaaaaacattagtattttcttttacttaaataccttatattaaaatttatctaatattaaaaattactgcattttaattaatatgataaaaatagtgCTTAATATTTTGTGGTGTATTAAttgttatgataaaatatttttgtgtttcagAACCCCGAAAACTGCTGGTTTAAATCTGGCTCTGGGTTTCATGGTGGATGAATTGGATAAACAACAATCCCTTGGTGGTCCCGTCAACCCCGGTGGTCTCCAAAAGGTATCTcgaaaatagaaatgaaattttttaaatattttttatgaaaaatattatgaatagtTTTCAGTGATTACCATTCTTATAGATGTATGCATATATAATATAGTATACATACTATAGAATAATCTATGTATGCATAATATGGAATGCCTCATACGCGTCTTTCTACAATAAATCATAAGCTTAAAGTAGATttctcttattaatttaaagacgTAGAAATCGTTCTCTCACAAAGATCCATAAAAAGTCAAAGATgccaattaaaagattattttctgaaattaatgggtgataattcttagaaaaattctcattaagaaaatatagcCCTATATTCAAGAAAGCGTCATTACTGGAACACATCAAAACCCCTAAATTGTCCCGTTTGGGCTATATATTgtcttacattaaatataaaggaataattaagaattatttattcacgTTTAGAAGAGCGAGTTTGTTTTTccaaaacactttttttgaatttgttcatTGAGCCTTTTTCAACAGCGAATATTCACCTTAAGAAAtgcgaaattatcaaataattgcaactttttacgtatttaatgcccttttatttcctctaaaatGAAGTACNTattattcaatggtatgttttcagccttgaattccaaaaatagaatatctctacgcttactctttaacaaagacattttatgaaaccaagaaagttttaattcttttattaatacaaaagtatttattatttttgtattacatatatatatatatatgcagggtgattctaaaaagatgggcaaaattttaggaagtgatagtacacatccaagcaaacaattttcatCAGAGAATGCAtagtcgaaaacaaaacgcaaaaccgctagagggcatcaaagtttatgttcttatatgaggtAAAAACACACAGAGAActatgaagttaagttataaaagtaaatttgatggcatgtgattacaataagtgttaAAAAACAGTGGCGGGCAGCGACTATGCACGcagtacaacggcgaagaaaagataggcgaACATTCTATACCAGGCATATcacgaactttccctgcagTGGCCGAAGGCTTGGCGACAAGTTCTTCTGCAGATTCAATGGGAGTCTCATACATAAGacgtttgcatcaaacaactttccaaacgcgtcagcacctttgcgttttgttttcgaccatgcattgtttgataaaaattgtttgcttgggtgtgtactatcacttcctaaaattttgcccatctttttagaatcactttgcatatatatatatgacgttgttgccgagtggaaggataAAAACAGGTCTTAGGTAAGGAAGGAAGGAGggggtaatttatttattaattatcagaCAGAGAGCGATTATCTAAGTGGACACGAAATCGTTGCGCTCCTTAATAGAAGCTAggaaaaatcttgcaaagtaagtccgtaaaatgtttcattttgagGAATAAGGGAAAActtagtaattgtaattggttTATCAAGTAGGTCGCGTGATTCCCACagaaaaatatcttacttttaACTAATgcatatttgaacaaaaaatagattattagacaggatgtgaatttaTAAGTATGAGAAAGCgtattgttttgaataataaattaagaaaacgaTAGAGGATTTACCCGaaaggaataacataaaaagattaatgaaaactctttattttatatatatatacatataaagaTCTTGAAAAACTTGATTCGACATCAACACTTGTTACAGTGTTACTGTCAATGCAAAgtttacagaaatta
Encoded here:
- the LOC107441069 gene encoding uncharacterized protein; the protein is MKYQLIFAVFALFAGGAQCSRIRRAFGGFAGFGAAPAAIAAPSAPVAVPSNPAAPAAAPMAAFAADPGASVTTPKTAGLNLALGFMVDELDKQQSLGGPVNPGGLQKACIVASKIKMLGGEVDKPTQDKLDSLVADYAVQAVDPAAFSAFAAPPAGFL